A part of Citrifermentans bremense genomic DNA contains:
- a CDS encoding acetyl-CoA hydrolase/transferase family protein — MNTIALAKSNFEQEYRQKLCSAAEAATIVKSGDHLCFPLGVGEPTLFVKALAARKRELEGVVVNQQHHLCPDYFTEDSTPHIKVNAWFTSHVSREAVQKGWADFVPNHFHEVPKLLREYWPVDVAGTVVSPMDEYGYFTCSLSVGYTMEAVKKAEKVVVQVNPHAPRTHGNCHIHISEVDHIIECHEPLKELEIPKISPVEEAIGGYLAEMVPDGSCLQLGWGGIPNAVTRALLSKKDLGVHTELMSDGIVDLMLAGAVNNSRKTIHRGKALATFALGTKRLFDFMHENPMIEMHPVDYVNDPAVIGSIDNVVAINATIQVDLLGQCCSESFGHLQWSGTGGQADFARGANRSRGGKAFITTASTAKNGAISCIVPTLTAGASVTTSKNDVDHVVTEFGVAKLRGQTAKQRAMNLINVAHPDFRGELMEAARRMNRI; from the coding sequence GTGAATACCATCGCCCTTGCAAAAAGCAACTTCGAACAGGAATACCGGCAAAAACTCTGCTCGGCTGCCGAAGCTGCCACCATTGTCAAATCGGGAGATCACCTCTGCTTTCCACTGGGCGTAGGCGAGCCGACCTTGTTCGTCAAGGCGCTCGCGGCACGAAAGCGTGAGCTCGAGGGGGTGGTGGTCAACCAGCAGCATCATCTCTGCCCTGACTACTTCACCGAGGACTCGACCCCGCACATCAAGGTCAACGCATGGTTCACCAGCCACGTCTCCCGCGAGGCGGTGCAGAAGGGGTGGGCGGACTTCGTCCCGAACCACTTCCACGAGGTGCCCAAGTTGCTGCGCGAGTACTGGCCGGTCGACGTTGCCGGAACCGTGGTCTCCCCGATGGACGAGTACGGTTACTTCACCTGCAGCCTGTCGGTAGGCTACACCATGGAGGCGGTGAAGAAGGCGGAGAAGGTGGTGGTGCAGGTCAATCCGCACGCGCCGCGCACCCACGGCAACTGCCATATCCACATCTCCGAGGTGGACCACATCATCGAGTGCCACGAGCCGCTCAAGGAGCTGGAGATTCCCAAAATCTCCCCGGTCGAGGAGGCCATCGGCGGGTACCTCGCCGAGATGGTCCCCGACGGCTCCTGCCTGCAGCTTGGCTGGGGAGGCATCCCCAACGCGGTCACCCGCGCGCTTTTGAGCAAGAAGGATCTCGGCGTGCACACCGAGCTCATGTCCGACGGGATCGTGGACCTGATGCTGGCCGGCGCGGTCAACAACTCCAGAAAGACCATCCACCGCGGCAAGGCCCTGGCTACCTTTGCGCTCGGGACCAAGCGCCTGTTCGACTTCATGCACGAAAACCCGATGATCGAGATGCACCCGGTCGACTACGTGAACGACCCGGCCGTGATAGGGAGCATCGACAACGTGGTCGCCATCAACGCCACCATCCAGGTCGACCTCTTAGGGCAGTGCTGCTCCGAATCGTTCGGTCACCTGCAGTGGAGCGGGACCGGCGGGCAGGCGGACTTCGCCCGCGGCGCCAACAGGTCGCGCGGCGGCAAAGCCTTCATCACCACAGCCTCCACCGCGAAAAACGGCGCCATCTCCTGTATCGTGCCGACGCTCACCGCGGGAGCGTCGGTCACCACCAGCAAGAACGACGTGGACCACGTGGTGACCGAGTTCGGCGTCGCCAAGCTCAGGGGGCAGACGGCGAAGCAGCGCGCCATGAACCTGATCAACGTGGCGCACCCGGACTTCCGCGGCGAACTGATGGAAGCGGCAAGAAGGATGAACAGGATCTAG
- a CDS encoding sigma 54-interacting transcriptional regulator codes for MAVVTAKQRKKALMVQVAEITELDGRTGCGNASGIVRLDADLGISYLDAAAADLIGMPVESLLGRRLDEVADLSELSTLMKSGTVFNNQALQVGKRRLACDFLPSMESDQLVGGILSVLRLLPEQLSDPSIDLKALLQSGSTSLDLNYDGIVIVDREGVVVMVNQAFADILDTTPHAIIGKHVSEAYPNSQSSKLPAVMESATPQIGITHYLNGKQVYASLYPIVKDGQVIGGVGKILFKDIREITLIANRLQGASETRAAAGSVARKESMSRYDVNSIVGQSKKMQDLKESLLRVASKNSNILLLGESGTGKELFAHAIHAASNRRYAQFVKVNCAAIPEHLLESELFGYAEGAFTGARKGGQLGKFEQAHLGTIFLDEIGDMPLYMQAKMLRVLQERELTPLGSNAPKTVDVRVVAATNSNLEALVREGKFRQDLYYRLKVVTLCIPALRERKEDIRALSINFIQQFNEEFGLEVQGLSLEARDVVMHYDWPGNVRELRNVIESAFNVVTGPLILKDHLPEQLSRMLGDGNAGIPHDIGPYLRARLGSKPLPAIVEEFEKLLVEAAIQFCNGNKLQAADLLGISRQWLYKKLQKKHHDDASDH; via the coding sequence TTGGCAGTAGTCACAGCAAAACAGAGAAAGAAGGCGCTTATGGTGCAGGTCGCTGAAATAACGGAGCTCGATGGGAGAACCGGCTGCGGCAACGCTTCCGGAATCGTGAGGCTGGACGCCGACCTCGGCATCTCCTACCTCGACGCGGCCGCCGCCGATCTCATCGGCATGCCCGTGGAGAGCCTCCTGGGGCGCAGGCTCGACGAGGTGGCGGATCTCTCCGAGCTCAGCACCCTGATGAAAAGCGGCACCGTCTTCAACAACCAGGCGCTGCAGGTGGGCAAGAGGCGCCTGGCCTGCGACTTCCTCCCATCCATGGAGTCCGACCAGCTGGTGGGGGGTATTTTGTCCGTCCTGCGGCTCCTCCCGGAACAGCTCTCCGATCCCTCCATCGATTTGAAGGCCCTCTTGCAGTCGGGGAGCACCTCCCTCGATCTCAACTACGACGGCATCGTAATCGTGGACCGGGAAGGGGTGGTGGTCATGGTGAACCAGGCCTTCGCTGACATCCTCGACACCACCCCCCACGCCATCATCGGCAAGCATGTCAGCGAAGCCTACCCCAACTCCCAGTCCTCTAAACTGCCCGCGGTGATGGAAAGCGCCACCCCCCAAATCGGCATCACCCATTACCTGAACGGCAAGCAGGTCTACGCCTCGCTCTACCCTATCGTCAAGGATGGCCAGGTCATCGGGGGGGTCGGCAAGATCCTGTTCAAGGACATCCGCGAGATCACCCTGATCGCGAACCGGCTGCAGGGCGCTTCCGAGACGCGCGCGGCGGCCGGGAGCGTGGCGCGTAAGGAATCGATGTCGCGCTACGACGTGAACAGCATCGTCGGGCAGAGCAAGAAGATGCAGGACCTGAAGGAGTCTTTGCTGCGGGTGGCCTCCAAGAACTCGAACATCCTTCTTCTGGGGGAGAGCGGGACCGGGAAGGAGCTTTTCGCCCACGCTATCCATGCCGCCAGCAACCGCCGCTACGCCCAGTTCGTCAAGGTCAACTGCGCCGCGATCCCCGAGCATCTGCTGGAATCCGAACTGTTCGGCTACGCCGAGGGGGCCTTCACCGGGGCCAGGAAAGGGGGGCAGCTGGGGAAATTCGAGCAGGCGCACCTGGGGACCATCTTCCTGGACGAAATCGGCGACATGCCGCTTTACATGCAGGCAAAGATGCTGCGGGTCCTGCAGGAGAGGGAGCTGACGCCGCTGGGGAGCAACGCGCCGAAAACGGTCGACGTGAGGGTGGTCGCCGCGACCAACAGCAATCTGGAGGCCCTGGTGCGGGAGGGTAAGTTCCGGCAGGACCTCTACTATCGCCTCAAGGTGGTGACGCTTTGCATCCCCGCGCTCAGGGAGCGCAAGGAGGACATCCGCGCCCTCAGCATAAATTTCATCCAGCAGTTCAACGAGGAGTTCGGGCTGGAGGTCCAGGGACTGAGCCTGGAGGCCCGCGACGTCGTCATGCACTACGACTGGCCGGGAAACGTGAGGGAACTGCGCAACGTGATAGAGAGCGCCTTCAACGTGGTGACCGGTCCTCTCATCCTCAAGGACCACCTACCGGAGCAGCTCTCCAGGATGCTCGGGGACGGCAACGCCGGCATCCCGCACGATATCGGCCCCTATCTGCGCGCAAGGCTTGGGAGCAAGCCGCTTCCCGCCATCGTCGAGGAGTTCGAGAAGCTGCTGGTGGAGGCCGCGATCCAGTTTTGCAACGGCAACAAGCTGCAGGCCGCAGACCTCCTCGGCATCTCCAGGCAATGGCTGTACAAGAAGCTGCAGAAGAAGCATCACGACGACGCGTCCGACCACTGA
- the fdhD gene encoding formate dehydrogenase accessory sulfurtransferase FdhD, translating to MASVYRYEKGTVSADEREVVAEVPVVLHVNGRELATLIASPHELRFLVAGFLRLQGLVDRVEDFNALSVCDDHGIASAQVKKELPEKLKPVLTSGCGTGISFSIPQVDSAQRAGGSGRTWAPAAVFSMMDALTRKAQGYRTHGGMHSAAVGDGNVLLYSEDLGRHNTIDRIAGEALLKGIDLSGMMLVTSGRVSTELVAKAALLGIEVVASRTSPTDTAVRMAAEAGITMIGYVRADRFDIYSHPDRLGLAGAGS from the coding sequence ATGGCTTCTGTTTACCGCTACGAAAAAGGAACCGTTTCCGCAGACGAGAGGGAAGTCGTGGCCGAAGTGCCGGTGGTCCTGCACGTGAACGGCCGCGAACTCGCCACCCTGATCGCTTCCCCCCACGAGCTCCGCTTCCTGGTGGCCGGGTTTCTCAGGCTGCAGGGGCTCGTGGACCGGGTCGAGGATTTCAACGCGCTCTCGGTCTGCGACGATCACGGCATCGCCAGCGCCCAGGTGAAGAAGGAACTCCCGGAAAAGCTCAAGCCCGTCCTTACCTCCGGCTGCGGCACCGGTATCAGCTTCTCCATCCCCCAGGTCGATTCCGCGCAGCGCGCCGGGGGATCGGGCCGAACCTGGGCCCCAGCCGCCGTCTTCTCGATGATGGACGCGCTGACCCGGAAGGCGCAGGGGTACCGGACCCACGGCGGCATGCACTCGGCCGCGGTAGGCGACGGCAACGTCCTCCTATATTCCGAGGATCTCGGGCGCCACAACACCATCGACCGCATCGCGGGGGAGGCGCTATTGAAAGGAATAGACCTCTCCGGGATGATGCTGGTCACCTCGGGACGCGTCTCCACCGAGCTTGTCGCCAAGGCGGCGCTTTTGGGGATAGAGGTCGTCGCCTCGCGCACCTCCCCGACCGATACGGCGGTGAGAATGGCCGCCGAAGCCGGGATCACCATGATCGGCTACGTGCGGGCGGACCGCTTCGACATATACAGCCATCCGGACCGGCTCGGCCTGGCAGGGGCGGGTAGCTGA
- the moaA gene encoding GTP 3',8-cyclase MoaA codes for MSLIDAYGRRINYLRLSVTDRCNLRCSYCMPAKGVELLPQDRVLSYEELLRVATQAVAAGIEKIRVTGGEPLVRKGIIPFLERLARIPGLEELVLTTNGTLLKGMARGLKDAGVQRLNISLDSLDPATFARITRGGDLKAALAGIEAAERAGFPPHKINVVLMRGVNDHEILDFVRLTLERPYAVRFIEYMPTCQTTDWRSLCIPGSEVLERIAERFLIEKLERNERSGPAKNFRVQGAVGSLGVITPMTGHFCDACNRLRVTASGTAKGCLLAGKGVDLRPLLASGDDALLRDGIRSIVLDKPGRHRFDEKSGAAAFVMSGVGG; via the coding sequence GTGTCGCTCATCGACGCTTATGGCAGACGTATCAACTACCTCCGGCTTTCCGTGACCGACCGGTGCAACCTCCGCTGCAGCTACTGCATGCCGGCTAAGGGGGTGGAGCTCCTGCCGCAGGACCGGGTGCTTTCCTACGAGGAGCTTCTGCGGGTCGCGACGCAAGCGGTCGCCGCAGGGATCGAGAAGATCCGGGTGACCGGCGGCGAGCCCCTGGTGAGAAAGGGGATCATCCCGTTCCTGGAGCGCCTGGCGCGGATACCGGGGCTCGAGGAACTGGTGCTGACCACCAACGGCACGCTCCTCAAGGGGATGGCCCGGGGACTGAAGGACGCCGGGGTGCAGCGGCTGAACATCAGCCTCGACTCCCTCGACCCGGCGACCTTCGCCCGTATCACTCGGGGTGGCGATCTAAAAGCGGCGCTTGCGGGGATTGAGGCGGCCGAGCGGGCGGGCTTTCCGCCGCACAAGATAAACGTGGTGCTGATGCGCGGGGTGAACGACCACGAGATCCTCGATTTCGTGCGGCTCACCCTGGAGCGTCCCTACGCTGTCAGGTTCATCGAGTACATGCCCACCTGCCAGACGACCGACTGGCGTTCGCTCTGCATTCCGGGAAGCGAGGTGCTGGAGCGGATCGCTGAGCGTTTCCTGATCGAGAAGCTGGAGCGAAACGAGCGCTCCGGACCGGCCAAGAACTTCAGGGTTCAGGGCGCAGTCGGCTCGCTCGGGGTCATCACCCCGATGACCGGCCACTTCTGCGACGCCTGCAACCGGCTCAGGGTGACCGCCTCCGGCACGGCCAAGGGGTGCCTCTTGGCGGGGAAGGGGGTGGATCTGAGACCGCTTCTTGCCTCGGGCGACGACGCCCTGCTGCGCGACGGTATCCGCAGCATCGTCCTCGACAAGCCGGGCAGGCACAGGTTCGACGAGAAATCCGGCGCCGCCGCGTTCGTCATGTCAGGGGTAGGGGGATAA
- a CDS encoding amidohydrolase family protein, with amino-acid sequence MPAKHEENPKTLRIDFHVHMADYGYMHPWVTEWIRKSNPAGFDEYARRYSDPGAFEELLAAEGVDYACVLAELSHVTTGSCSNEQVREFCRGRSRLIPFCDLNPSLYTDLNDSLRRKVEEEGFRGVKLYPTYQHYYLNDPRLYPLYQAAQELGIPVLIHTGSSVFKGARIKYGDPIYLDDVANDFPRLNLVMAHSGRGFWYDRAFFLSKLHRNLYMELSGLPPAKLLTYFPELTKHSDKVIFGSDWPGMSRIRHNMDAIAALPFSSEGVSAVLGGNAARLLNLG; translated from the coding sequence ATGCCGGCCAAGCATGAGGAGAATCCGAAAACCCTGCGCATCGACTTCCACGTGCACATGGCGGACTACGGCTACATGCACCCCTGGGTCACCGAGTGGATCCGGAAGAGCAACCCGGCCGGGTTCGACGAGTACGCCAGGCGCTACAGCGATCCCGGCGCCTTCGAGGAGCTTCTCGCCGCGGAAGGGGTCGACTACGCCTGCGTTCTCGCCGAGCTGAGCCACGTCACCACCGGCTCGTGCAGCAACGAGCAGGTGCGCGAGTTCTGCCGGGGGAGGTCGCGGCTGATCCCCTTTTGCGACCTGAACCCTTCCCTCTACACGGATCTTAACGACAGCCTCAGGCGCAAGGTGGAAGAGGAGGGGTTCAGGGGGGTGAAGCTTTATCCCACCTACCAGCACTACTACCTGAACGACCCGCGCCTCTACCCGCTGTACCAGGCGGCGCAGGAGCTGGGCATCCCGGTCCTGATCCATACCGGCTCCTCGGTCTTCAAGGGGGCGAGGATCAAGTACGGGGACCCAATCTACCTGGACGACGTCGCCAACGACTTCCCGCGCCTCAACCTGGTAATGGCGCACTCCGGGCGCGGTTTCTGGTACGACCGCGCCTTCTTCCTCTCCAAGCTGCACCGGAACCTCTACATGGAGCTTTCCGGACTTCCTCCGGCGAAGCTTTTGACCTACTTCCCCGAGCTCACCAAACACAGCGACAAGGTCATCTTCGGCAGCGACTGGCCCGGGATGAGCCGGATCCGGCATAACATGGACGCCATCGCCGCGCTCCCCTTCAGCTCAGAAGGCGTAAGCGCGGTATTGGGCGGCAACGCGGCAAGGCTTTTGAACCTGGGGTGA
- a CDS encoding thiolase family protein, which translates to MREAVIIDAVRTPVGKFGGALKDVRPDDLAALCIMELVQRNKLDPGLIEDVILGCTNQAGEDNRNVARMAALLAGLPHSVAGHTVNRLCGSGLNAINSAAQAIKVGEGKIFIAGGTESMTRAPFVFAKADSPFSRDIKVFDSTIGWRFTNPRMTEPYAKEGMGDTAENVAHSYGITREQQDAFALATQRKWGEAQAAGKFEDEMVPVVIPQKKGEPKVVDRDEFPRPDVTLEQLGKLPPAFQKDGSVTAGNSSGINDGAAAVLLMEGGIARELGYRPLARVLSSAVAGCDPSFMGLGPIPAIRKALERAGLTIGDIDLFELNEAFAAQAIPCINELGIDPAKVNVNGGSIAIGHPLGSSGARITATLVHEMRRRNARYGVISLCIGLGQGIATVVERV; encoded by the coding sequence ATGCGAGAAGCGGTTATCATCGATGCGGTGCGGACGCCGGTGGGGAAATTCGGCGGCGCCCTGAAGGACGTGCGCCCGGACGACCTGGCGGCACTGTGCATCATGGAGCTGGTGCAGCGGAACAAGCTCGACCCCGGGCTCATCGAGGACGTTATTCTCGGGTGCACCAACCAGGCCGGTGAGGACAACCGCAACGTGGCGCGCATGGCGGCGCTCCTGGCGGGGCTCCCGCACTCGGTGGCGGGGCATACGGTGAACCGCCTCTGCGGCTCCGGGCTTAACGCCATCAACAGCGCGGCCCAGGCCATCAAGGTGGGGGAGGGGAAGATCTTCATCGCAGGCGGCACCGAGTCCATGACCCGCGCCCCCTTCGTCTTCGCCAAGGCCGATTCCCCCTTCTCGCGCGACATCAAGGTATTCGACTCCACCATCGGGTGGCGCTTCACCAACCCCCGGATGACCGAGCCCTACGCCAAGGAGGGGATGGGGGACACCGCCGAGAACGTGGCGCACAGCTACGGCATCACCCGCGAGCAGCAGGACGCGTTCGCGCTGGCGACCCAGAGGAAATGGGGCGAGGCCCAGGCCGCGGGGAAGTTCGAGGACGAAATGGTCCCGGTCGTCATCCCGCAGAAGAAGGGGGAGCCCAAGGTCGTGGACCGGGACGAGTTCCCGCGCCCGGACGTGACGCTGGAGCAGCTCGGCAAACTTCCGCCTGCCTTCCAGAAGGACGGCAGCGTCACCGCCGGTAATTCCAGCGGCATCAACGACGGCGCCGCCGCCGTGCTCCTGATGGAAGGGGGGATCGCCAGGGAGCTTGGTTACCGGCCGCTGGCGCGCGTTCTCTCCAGCGCCGTCGCCGGCTGCGACCCCTCGTTCATGGGGCTCGGCCCGATTCCGGCCATCAGGAAGGCGCTGGAACGGGCGGGGCTCACCATCGGCGACATCGACCTCTTTGAGCTGAACGAGGCCTTCGCGGCGCAGGCCATACCTTGCATCAACGAGCTGGGGATCGACCCGGCCAAGGTAAACGTGAACGGCGGCTCCATCGCCATAGGCCATCCTTTAGGCTCAAGCGGCGCCCGCATCACGGCGACCCTGGTGCACGAGATGCGGCGGCGCAACGCCCGATACGGCGTGATCTCGCTCTGCATCGGGCTCGGGCAGGGGATCGCCACCGTGGTGGAGAGGGTCTGA
- the fabG gene encoding 3-oxoacyl-ACP reductase FabG, with product MSSFLNFNGRTAVVTGGARGLGLAITRALLRHGARVHVFDVAPGEGADDYQFHKVDITDPASVAAAVAAIGEPVTLLVNNAGITRDRSVFKMSDDEWSSVLGVNLTGAFNMARALAPGMRDAGYGRIVNITSINGIRGKFGQANYSASKAGLIGLTKTLARELGPKGVTVNAVAPGMVLTDMALALPEEILDRAKNECLLPELAKPEDIANAVTFLLSDAAGKITGEVIRVDSGQYI from the coding sequence ATGAGCAGCTTTCTCAACTTCAACGGACGCACCGCGGTGGTCACCGGCGGCGCGCGCGGCCTGGGCCTTGCCATCACCCGCGCGCTTTTAAGGCATGGCGCACGCGTGCATGTCTTCGACGTGGCGCCTGGCGAGGGGGCGGATGACTACCAGTTCCACAAGGTGGACATCACCGACCCTGCGAGCGTGGCGGCCGCGGTCGCAGCCATCGGCGAGCCGGTGACCCTCCTGGTGAACAACGCGGGGATCACCCGCGACCGCAGCGTCTTCAAGATGTCGGACGACGAGTGGAGTTCGGTACTTGGGGTGAACCTCACCGGCGCCTTCAACATGGCGCGGGCGCTGGCTCCGGGGATGAGGGACGCAGGCTACGGCCGCATCGTCAACATCACCTCGATAAACGGCATCCGCGGCAAGTTCGGCCAGGCCAACTATTCCGCCTCCAAGGCGGGGCTCATCGGCCTCACCAAGACGCTCGCGCGCGAGCTGGGACCCAAGGGGGTAACGGTGAACGCGGTGGCGCCGGGCATGGTCTTGACCGACATGGCGCTGGCGCTTCCCGAGGAGATCCTGGACCGGGCGAAGAACGAGTGCCTGCTCCCCGAACTGGCGAAACCCGAGGACATCGCCAACGCGGTCACCTTCCTCCTCTCGGACGCGGCGGGGAAGATCACCGGAGAGGTGATCCGGGTCGACTCGGGCCAGTACATCTAA
- a CDS encoding cyclohexa-1,5-dienecarbonyl-CoA hydratase: MSQAAATTVQQSAAADSPLKVSLERDGRLLKLTLARPKANIVDAAMIAALLQAMERHLKEPRLRGVLLTAEGPHFSFGASVDEHLPDSCAQMLKSLHELVLRLVESPVPVLVAVRGQCLGGGLEVVAACNLIFAAPNAQLGQPEIKLAVFAPAASCLLPERIGQAQAEDLLFSGRSVSAEEALNMGLVSVIAEDPDQAALDYFDKHLAPVSASTLRYAVRAARQDTALRIRAKIAFVEKLYLDEMMKTHDSVEGLTAFIEKRQPTWLDR, encoded by the coding sequence ATGAGCCAAGCCGCAGCTACCACAGTCCAGCAAAGTGCCGCCGCCGACTCGCCGCTCAAGGTTTCGCTTGAGCGCGACGGCCGCCTGCTGAAACTCACCCTTGCCCGTCCCAAGGCCAACATAGTCGACGCGGCCATGATCGCGGCGCTCTTGCAGGCGATGGAGCGGCACCTGAAAGAACCCCGCCTGAGGGGGGTGCTGCTCACCGCGGAGGGGCCGCATTTCAGCTTCGGAGCCAGCGTGGACGAGCATCTTCCCGACTCCTGCGCCCAGATGCTGAAGTCGCTGCACGAGCTGGTGCTGAGGCTCGTCGAGAGCCCGGTCCCGGTGCTGGTCGCGGTCCGCGGCCAGTGTCTTGGGGGCGGCCTGGAGGTGGTCGCCGCCTGCAACCTGATCTTCGCCGCACCCAACGCGCAGCTGGGTCAGCCTGAGATAAAGCTCGCCGTCTTCGCACCTGCCGCCTCCTGCCTCCTACCTGAGCGGATCGGGCAGGCCCAGGCGGAGGACCTCCTCTTCTCCGGACGCAGCGTGAGCGCAGAAGAGGCGCTCAACATGGGGCTGGTATCGGTGATCGCCGAGGACCCGGACCAGGCCGCTCTCGACTACTTCGACAAGCACCTGGCCCCTGTTTCCGCCAGCACCCTGCGCTATGCGGTGCGCGCGGCGCGGCAGGACACGGCTCTTCGGATCAGGGCCAAGATTGCCTTCGTAGAGAAGCTCTACCTCGATGAGATGATGAAGACTCACGACTCGGTGGAAGGCCTCACCGCCTTCATCGAAAAGCGGCAGCCCACCTGGCTGGACCGCTAG
- the had gene encoding 6-hydroxycyclohex-1-ene-1-carbonyl-CoA dehydrogenase, which translates to MSKSAYRWSMTAVGEPMQKGEFAPTPGAGEVVVEVAGCGVCHTDLGFYYSGVRFNHPAPLTLGHEISGRVISAGEGAGQWVGKAVLIPAVIPCGECDLCLSSHGTICRAQQMPGNDIHGGFASHIVVPAKTLCPVDEKRLAAAGLELADISVVADAVTTPYQAAVQAEVQPGDVAIVIGVGGVGGYAVQVANALGATVIAIDVDPVKLENVAKHGAALTLNSREIAGKELKKAINEFVKAKGLKQTCWKIFECSGSAPGQDTAFGLLTYGATLSVVGFTMDKIELRLSNLMAFHARALGNWGCLTELYPAALDLVLDGKVALTPFIEKHPLDNINQVFASAHAHQLTRRAILVPGLS; encoded by the coding sequence ATGTCCAAGTCAGCGTATCGCTGGTCCATGACCGCCGTCGGTGAGCCGATGCAAAAGGGTGAGTTCGCCCCTACGCCGGGCGCGGGAGAAGTCGTCGTCGAGGTCGCGGGTTGTGGCGTCTGCCACACCGACCTTGGTTTCTATTACAGCGGTGTCCGTTTCAACCACCCCGCTCCGCTCACGCTGGGGCATGAAATCAGCGGCCGCGTGATCTCAGCGGGCGAGGGGGCCGGCCAGTGGGTTGGCAAGGCGGTGCTGATTCCGGCGGTCATCCCCTGCGGCGAGTGCGACCTCTGCCTCTCCAGCCACGGCACCATCTGCCGCGCGCAGCAGATGCCCGGCAACGACATCCACGGCGGCTTCGCCTCCCATATCGTCGTCCCGGCGAAGACGCTCTGCCCGGTGGACGAGAAGCGCCTTGCCGCGGCTGGTCTTGAGCTTGCCGACATCTCCGTCGTGGCCGATGCGGTTACCACCCCGTACCAGGCTGCGGTGCAGGCCGAGGTCCAGCCCGGCGACGTCGCCATCGTCATCGGCGTGGGCGGTGTAGGCGGCTACGCGGTGCAGGTGGCCAACGCCCTGGGCGCCACCGTCATCGCCATCGACGTGGACCCGGTGAAGCTGGAAAACGTGGCCAAGCACGGCGCGGCCCTCACCCTCAATTCCCGCGAGATCGCCGGCAAAGAGCTGAAGAAGGCGATCAACGAGTTCGTTAAAGCGAAAGGGCTCAAGCAGACCTGCTGGAAGATCTTCGAATGCTCCGGCAGCGCCCCCGGCCAGGACACCGCCTTTGGCCTCCTCACCTACGGTGCCACCCTCTCCGTAGTCGGCTTCACCATGGACAAGATCGAGCTGCGCCTTTCCAACCTGATGGCGTTCCACGCCAGGGCCCTGGGGAACTGGGGCTGCCTGACCGAGCTCTACCCGGCGGCCCTCGACCTCGTGCTCGACGGCAAGGTCGCCCTGACGCCGTTCATCGAGAAGCATCCCCTGGACAACATCAACCAGGTGTTTGCCTCCGCACATGCTCACCAGCTCACCAGGCGCGCCATCCTCGTGCCGGGCCTTTCCTAG
- a CDS encoding sulfite exporter TauE/SafE family protein produces MNTETYLILFSAILTVAVLYSCVGHGGASGYIAVLALFSVVPEVFKPTALLLNIMVASVAAYSFRRAGHFSWGLFWPFAATSIPFSFLGGYLSLPQHLYRPLVGVVLLASACRLLVHKEPEAASLRRPPLVASLLLGAVLGLLSGLTGVGGGIFLSPLLMLLRWGRAREVSGVAALFILVNSCAGLLGHASSLQLVPGFAPLLAVAALLGGCVGSFLGSSFLPVRKVVKALSVVLTVAGVKMLLV; encoded by the coding sequence ATGAACACAGAGACCTACCTCATTCTCTTCAGCGCCATCCTGACCGTTGCCGTCCTCTACTCCTGCGTCGGCCACGGCGGCGCCTCCGGCTACATCGCGGTGCTTGCCCTGTTCAGCGTGGTGCCCGAGGTTTTCAAGCCGACGGCCTTGCTGCTGAACATAATGGTGGCTTCGGTGGCCGCCTACTCCTTCCGGCGCGCCGGCCATTTCTCCTGGGGGCTCTTCTGGCCCTTTGCCGCTACCTCCATACCCTTCAGCTTCCTGGGTGGATACCTGAGCCTGCCGCAGCATCTCTACCGCCCGCTGGTCGGGGTGGTCCTCCTGGCCTCCGCGTGCCGGCTCCTGGTCCACAAGGAACCGGAGGCGGCCTCGCTGCGGCGCCCGCCGCTTGTCGCCTCGCTTTTATTGGGCGCCGTGCTGGGGCTTCTCTCCGGGCTCACCGGGGTGGGAGGGGGGATCTTCTTGAGCCCCCTATTGATGCTGCTCCGCTGGGGGCGGGCGAGGGAGGTCTCCGGGGTGGCCGCCCTCTTCATCCTGGTCAACTCCTGCGCCGGGCTTCTGGGGCACGCGAGCAGCCTGCAGCTGGTCCCCGGCTTCGCCCCCCTTCTGGCGGTGGCGGCGCTTCTGGGAGGGTGCGTCGGCTCCTTCCTGGGGAGCAGCTTCCTGCCGGTGCGGAAGGTCGTCAAGGCGCTCTCGGTGGTCTTGACTGTAGCGGGGGTAAAGATGCTGCTGGTTTGA